From a region of the Tateyamaria omphalii genome:
- the prfB gene encoding peptide chain release factor 2 → MRAEIQNVVEEIEKSVALLAQRLDVETAQHRLEEFNARVEDPNLWDDPDAAQKLMRDRQMLVDAMDTHNKIKQDLADNIELIELGEMEEDAEVVADAEVAIKSLAETAVQKELEALLDGEADGNDTFLEINSGAGGTESCDWAAMLARMYVRWAEKKGYKVELQSESAGEEAGIKSATYKISGTNAYGWLKSESGVHRLVRISPFDSAAKRHTSFTSVGVYPVVDDNIEIEVNPADIRIDTYRSSGAGGQHVNTTDSAVRITHAPTGIVVTSSEKSQHQNRDIAMKALKSRLYQMELDRRNAAVNEMHENKGDAGWGNQIRSYVLQPYQMVKDLRTNFETSDTKGVLDGDLDGLMAATLALDVSGKSRAEAQGD, encoded by the coding sequence ATGCGGGCCGAGATTCAGAACGTCGTCGAAGAGATTGAAAAGTCAGTGGCTTTGCTGGCCCAACGGCTCGATGTCGAGACGGCCCAGCACCGGCTCGAAGAGTTCAACGCGCGGGTCGAGGACCCCAATCTCTGGGACGATCCCGACGCGGCACAGAAGCTGATGCGCGACCGCCAGATGCTGGTCGACGCCATGGACACCCATAACAAGATCAAACAGGACCTCGCCGACAACATCGAACTGATCGAGTTGGGCGAGATGGAAGAAGACGCCGAGGTCGTCGCCGACGCCGAAGTCGCGATCAAGTCGCTTGCTGAAACCGCCGTGCAGAAAGAGCTGGAGGCGCTCCTGGACGGCGAGGCGGACGGCAACGACACCTTCCTCGAGATCAACTCGGGCGCGGGCGGCACCGAAAGCTGCGACTGGGCCGCCATGCTCGCCCGCATGTATGTCCGCTGGGCCGAAAAAAAGGGCTACAAGGTCGAACTGCAATCCGAATCCGCGGGTGAAGAGGCGGGGATCAAATCCGCCACCTATAAGATCAGCGGCACCAACGCATATGGCTGGCTGAAATCCGAAAGCGGCGTGCACCGGCTGGTCCGCATCAGCCCCTTCGACAGCGCCGCCAAACGGCACACCAGCTTCACCTCCGTGGGCGTCTACCCGGTCGTGGACGACAATATCGAGATCGAGGTGAACCCCGCCGACATCCGCATCGACACCTACCGGTCCTCGGGCGCAGGCGGCCAGCACGTGAACACCACCGACTCCGCCGTACGGATCACGCACGCCCCCACGGGTATCGTCGTGACCAGCTCGGAAAAGTCGCAGCACCAGAACCGCGACATCGCGATGAAGGCGCTCAAAAGCCGTCTCTACCAGATGGAACTTGACCGCCGCAACGCCGCCGTGAACGAGATGCACGAGAACAAGGGGGATGCAGGCTGGGGCAACCAGATCCGCTCTTACGTTCTGCAACCCTACCAGATGGTCAAGGACCTGCGCACCAACTTCGAGACATCCGATACCAAGGGCGTGCTTGACGGCGACCTTGATGGGCTCATGGCGGCCACGCTAGCCTTGGACGTGTCGGGCAAGTCCCGGGCAGAGGCGCAGGGCGACTAA
- a CDS encoding amidase translates to MIEQGALALRARMDAGEMSASDLMAETLTRIDAVNPAVNAIVSLRDPDTLMAEARAADAAPNTGWLHGIPMAIKDLANAAGLPTSMGSPLFAGQVAASDDIMVARLRAAGAIIIGKTNTPEFGLGSHSINPVFGPTRNPYDTSRSAGGSSGGAGVALATSMLSVADGSDMMGSLRNPAGWNNVYGMRPSWGLVPSEPQGDSFLHQLSTNGPMARTPADLAALLDTMAGADPRQPHGVDAPPTLPQISGGADGMRIGWLGDWGGALTMEEGILDLCADALAQMETLGVTTDALNAPFDRDALWHSWITLRSWAVAGGLGVLHADPTKRTHLKDTAIWEVERGLALSAMEVHRASVTRSEWFKTAATLFEQFDVLALPSAQMWPFDVTLDWPRSIAGQAMDTYHRWMEVVIPASLLGLPAICVPAGFGGPHDLPMGLQLIGRRGSDAMLLRLAQTWHDATNWPARRPPSGM, encoded by the coding sequence ATGATCGAACAAGGCGCACTGGCGCTTCGGGCGCGGATGGACGCGGGCGAGATGTCGGCCAGTGACCTGATGGCCGAAACGTTGACGCGGATCGACGCGGTCAATCCGGCCGTCAACGCCATCGTCTCCCTGCGCGATCCGGACACGCTCATGGCGGAAGCGCGCGCCGCCGATGCCGCCCCCAACACCGGCTGGTTGCACGGCATCCCGATGGCAATCAAGGACCTCGCCAACGCCGCAGGCCTTCCAACCTCCATGGGCTCACCGCTCTTTGCCGGGCAGGTTGCGGCGTCCGACGACATCATGGTGGCCCGGCTACGGGCCGCAGGTGCCATCATCATCGGCAAGACGAACACACCCGAGTTTGGTCTCGGCTCGCACAGCATCAACCCGGTCTTCGGTCCCACGCGCAATCCTTACGATACATCGCGCAGCGCGGGCGGTTCTTCGGGCGGGGCAGGGGTGGCGCTGGCCACCTCCATGCTCAGCGTCGCGGACGGCTCCGACATGATGGGCAGCCTGCGCAACCCGGCGGGTTGGAACAACGTCTACGGCATGCGGCCAAGCTGGGGGCTGGTCCCATCAGAACCGCAAGGCGACAGCTTCCTGCACCAACTCTCCACCAACGGCCCCATGGCCCGCACCCCAGCCGACCTCGCGGCCCTTCTTGACACGATGGCAGGCGCAGACCCCCGCCAACCGCACGGCGTCGATGCGCCCCCAACCTTGCCGCAGATCAGCGGCGGGGCCGACGGCATGCGGATCGGGTGGCTTGGCGATTGGGGCGGCGCGCTGACGATGGAAGAGGGGATCCTTGACCTCTGCGCCGACGCCCTTGCGCAAATGGAAACCCTCGGCGTCACGACCGACGCGCTGAACGCCCCCTTCGACCGCGACGCGCTGTGGCACTCCTGGATCACGCTGCGCAGTTGGGCCGTCGCAGGCGGGCTTGGGGTGCTCCATGCCGACCCGACCAAACGGACCCACCTCAAGGACACCGCCATATGGGAGGTCGAGCGCGGCCTCGCCCTGTCGGCCATGGAGGTGCATCGCGCCAGCGTGACCCGCTCGGAATGGTTCAAAACCGCCGCCACGCTCTTCGAACAGTTCGACGTTCTCGCCCTGCCATCGGCACAGATGTGGCCCTTTGACGTGACGCTCGACTGGCCGCGCAGCATCGCGGGACAGGCGATGGACACCTACCACCGCTGGATGGAGGTGGTGATCCCCGCCAGCCTCCTTGGTCTGCCCGCGATCTGCGTGCCCGCGGGCTTTGGCGGGCCGCATGATCTGCCCATGGGCCTGCAACTGATCGGGCGGCGGGGCAGTGACGCGATGTTGCTTCGGCTGGCGCAGACGTGGCACGATGCGACAAACTGGCCCGCGCGCCGCCCGCCATCTGGGATGTGA
- a CDS encoding DUF2189 domain-containing protein encodes MTQAADPYPALPAGVPPFQAPQPGFIRAALAAGWADFRAAPGFGILTGLGAVLAGWALLGLTLWAGHTFWLILAVFGFPLVAPLCALGTYEVSRRIGRGERAGIGDVLSRLRRERGRQMPWLSMLMVVALLFWFFLGHMIFALFLGLRPMVNVTSSFEVFLTPDGLMMMALGTVVGGIFAFIFFAMCVLGLPLLLAREVDYMTAILASWGHVQAHMVPMLSWAAVIVILIFLAMLPGLLGLIVVLPWLGHASWHIYAQMAAGER; translated from the coding sequence ATGACCCAAGCCGCCGACCCATACCCCGCATTGCCCGCCGGTGTTCCGCCCTTTCAGGCCCCGCAGCCCGGTTTTATCCGCGCCGCACTCGCCGCGGGCTGGGCGGATTTCCGGGCGGCCCCCGGCTTCGGCATCCTCACGGGGCTGGGCGCTGTGCTGGCCGGTTGGGCGCTCTTGGGCCTGACGCTGTGGGCCGGGCACACCTTCTGGCTGATCCTTGCCGTCTTTGGTTTCCCGCTGGTCGCACCGCTCTGTGCGCTTGGCACATACGAGGTCTCGCGCCGGATCGGGCGCGGCGAACGCGCGGGCATCGGTGATGTCCTGTCGCGGCTGCGGCGCGAACGCGGGCGCCAGATGCCGTGGCTGTCGATGCTGATGGTGGTTGCGCTCCTGTTCTGGTTCTTCCTCGGCCACATGATCTTTGCGCTGTTTCTGGGCTTGCGGCCCATGGTCAACGTCACTTCCTCGTTCGAGGTGTTCCTGACCCCCGACGGCCTGATGATGATGGCGCTCGGCACCGTGGTGGGGGGCATCTTTGCCTTCATCTTCTTCGCGATGTGCGTTCTTGGCCTGCCGCTGCTGTTGGCGCGCGAAGTGGACTATATGACCGCCATCCTCGCCAGTTGGGGCCATGTGCAGGCGCATATGGTGCCGATGCTCAGCTGGGCCGCCGTAATCGTCATTCTGATATTTCTGGCCATGCTGCCGGGGCTTCTGGGCCTGATCGTGGTGCTGCCGTGGCTCGGCCACGCCTCCTGGCACATCTACGCCCAGATGGCCGCAGGCGAGCGCTAA
- a CDS encoding aromatic ring-hydroxylating oxygenase subunit alpha, with protein sequence MDITDMDAVRQPIASAHGLPNAHYIDPGVFEEERSALLMAGWSGLAVASDVAEPGDAVPLTFLGMPLLLLRDRTGQVRVFYNICRHRGMILVDAPRKIEGAIRCPYHSWCYSTEGRLVSTPHVGGPGQNTVEGIDKALLGLREVRSHVWMDVVWINVSGTAPAFEDAHADLLARWAEFDRPLHHGGVDSRFALAVNCNWKLAVENYCESYHLPWVHPDLNTYSRLEDHYHIEAPGRYSGQGTLVYRQLKDGAGRTFPDFEGLNAKWDSAAEYITAYPNVLLGVHRDHVFAIILVPENERQTTEHVHLYYARADTDPDLRERNTAQWKQVFEEDIFVVEGMQRGRHAPGFDGGRFSPAMDGPTHLFHAWVADRMIAHRAQEQAAE encoded by the coding sequence ATGGACATCACCGACATGGACGCAGTGCGCCAGCCTATTGCGTCGGCCCACGGGCTGCCGAATGCCCACTACATCGACCCAGGCGTTTTTGAAGAGGAACGGTCGGCGCTTTTGATGGCGGGCTGGTCCGGCTTGGCTGTTGCGTCGGATGTGGCGGAGCCGGGCGATGCCGTGCCCCTCACCTTTCTGGGCATGCCCCTTTTGCTGCTGCGGGACCGCACGGGTCAGGTCCGCGTCTTTTACAACATCTGCCGTCATCGCGGCATGATCCTGGTGGATGCGCCCCGCAAGATCGAGGGCGCCATTCGCTGCCCCTATCACAGCTGGTGCTATTCCACCGAAGGCCGCCTTGTGTCCACGCCGCATGTGGGCGGGCCGGGGCAAAACACGGTCGAGGGGATCGACAAGGCGCTTTTGGGCCTCAGAGAGGTGCGCAGCCATGTGTGGATGGATGTGGTATGGATCAATGTGTCAGGCACGGCCCCCGCATTTGAAGACGCCCATGCCGATCTGCTGGCGCGGTGGGCGGAGTTTGACAGGCCGCTACATCATGGTGGGGTGGACAGCCGGTTCGCACTGGCCGTCAACTGCAACTGGAAGCTTGCTGTCGAGAATTATTGCGAGAGCTATCACCTGCCTTGGGTGCATCCGGATCTGAACACCTATTCCCGGCTAGAGGATCATTATCATATCGAGGCGCCGGGCCGATACTCCGGTCAGGGCACGCTGGTCTATCGTCAGCTCAAGGACGGCGCGGGGCGGACATTTCCCGATTTCGAGGGGCTGAATGCGAAGTGGGACAGCGCGGCAGAGTACATCACGGCCTATCCCAATGTCCTGTTGGGTGTGCATCGGGACCATGTCTTTGCGATTATTCTGGTGCCTGAGAATGAGCGGCAGACCACGGAACATGTGCATCTTTACTACGCGCGGGCCGACACGGATCCGGACCTGCGCGAGCGTAACACCGCGCAGTGGAAACAGGTGTTCGAGGAAGACATCTTTGTCGTGGAAGGTATGCAGCGCGGACGCCATGCGCCGGGGTTTGACGGCGGGCGCTTCTCGCCCGCGATGGACGGGCCCACGCATCTCTTTCATGCTTGGGTTGCCGACCGGATGATCGCCCATCGCGCACAGGAGCAGGCAGCGGAATGA
- a CDS encoding helix-turn-helix domain-containing protein, translating into MPEMRRSPAELRSMFGENLRILAEAYPSISELSRQLGINRTQFNRYLSGESFPRPDVLSRICDFFDVDARVLLEPVQNIASGADPLTGPFLKEYVGVGVKSVDEDMFPTGFYRFSRRSFLEQDQYVTGLVRVFRDNGATVLRGYETRAALSTQGMSVTRQAREFRGLVLQQEDGVSVLISRRGAHTASFNYLSRVTSFENNFWVGYVTRTIKESIGDDRIVRMVYEYLGTGFGAAKEAARRAGYCTADELAPFERRLLKVGEPFA; encoded by the coding sequence ATGCCCGAAATGCGCAGATCACCGGCGGAATTGCGCAGCATGTTCGGGGAAAATCTGCGGATTCTTGCCGAAGCCTACCCCTCCATCTCCGAACTGTCTCGACAGCTCGGCATCAATCGAACACAGTTCAATCGCTATCTGTCTGGAGAGAGCTTCCCCAGACCTGATGTGCTGTCCCGAATTTGTGACTTCTTTGACGTCGATGCGCGTGTGCTGCTTGAACCGGTGCAAAACATCGCATCAGGGGCCGACCCGCTCACAGGCCCATTTCTCAAGGAATATGTGGGGGTTGGCGTCAAATCCGTGGACGAGGATATGTTCCCGACCGGCTTTTACCGCTTTTCGCGGCGTAGCTTTCTGGAACAGGACCAATACGTCACCGGACTGGTCCGCGTGTTCCGCGACAATGGCGCGACCGTGCTGCGCGGCTACGAAACGCGGGCCGCACTCAGCACCCAGGGCATGTCGGTCACACGGCAGGCGCGCGAGTTTCGCGGCCTTGTGCTGCAACAGGAGGACGGGGTCAGCGTGCTTATCTCGCGGCGCGGCGCCCATACGGCGTCGTTCAATTATCTCAGCCGCGTCACGTCCTTCGAAAACAACTTCTGGGTCGGCTACGTGACCCGCACGATCAAGGAATCCATCGGCGACGACCGAATCGTTCGCATGGTCTACGAATATCTTGGGACCGGTTTCGGCGCTGCAAAGGAGGCTGCGCGTCGCGCTGGATACTGCACAGCCGACGAATTGGCGCCGTTCGAACGGCGCCTGCTCAAGGTGGGTGAACCCTTCGCCTAG
- the ilvN gene encoding acetolactate synthase small subunit yields the protein MSALKIKKGSTSHSAYNLRPTFSDVEERHTLAVLVENEPGVLARVIGLFSGRGYNIESLTVAEVDHTGHLSRITIVTVGTPQVIEQIKAQLGRIVSVHEVHDLTVEGPSVERELAMFKVAGQGDKRVEALRLADIFRANVVDSTLESFVFEITGAPDKIDAFADLMRPLGLVEVARTGVAALPRGD from the coding sequence ATGTCCGCTCTAAAAATCAAAAAAGGCTCCACCAGCCACTCCGCCTATAACCTACGACCCACGTTCTCGGACGTTGAGGAACGGCATACGCTGGCCGTTCTGGTCGAGAATGAACCGGGTGTCCTGGCGCGGGTCATCGGCCTGTTTTCGGGTCGTGGCTACAATATCGAAAGCCTGACCGTGGCGGAGGTGGACCACACCGGCCACCTGTCGCGCATCACCATCGTGACCGTCGGCACGCCGCAGGTGATCGAGCAGATCAAGGCGCAGCTGGGCCGGATCGTGTCGGTGCATGAGGTCCACGACCTGACGGTCGAGGGGCCGTCGGTCGAGCGCGAGTTGGCGATGTTCAAAGTGGCCGGTCAGGGTGACAAGCGGGTCGAGGCGCTGCGCCTGGCGGACATCTTCCGCGCCAACGTGGTCGACAGCACGCTGGAAAGTTTCGTGTTCGAGATCACCGGCGCGCCCGACAAGATCGACGCCTTTGCCGATCTGATGCGCCCCCTGGGCCTGGTGGAAGTGGCGCGCACGGGCGTGGCCGCCCTGCCCCGCGGCGACTAG
- a CDS encoding acetolactate synthase 3 large subunit, which yields MTRQMTGAKMVVQALIDQGVDTVFGYPGGAVLPIYDEIFQQNAIKHILVRHEQGAVHAAEGYARATGKPGVCLVTSGPGATNAVTGLTDALMDSIPIIVLTGQVPTFMIGSDAFQEADTVGITRPCTKHNWLVKETDRLPGVMHEAFHVATAGRPGPVLVDIPKDVQFATGTYQAPKPSTSHYQPQVKGDMEAITELVAAIETAKRPIFYTGGGVINSGPGASQLLRELVDATGFPITSTLMGLGSYPASGKHWMGMLGMHGLYEANMAMHDCDLMINIGARFDDRITGRIDAFSPKSKKAHIDIDPSSINKVIKADIPIVGDVGHVLEDILKVWKSRGRKTNQAALAQWWSKIEEWKAVDCLKFEQTGKTIKPQHALARLEALTKDHDRYICTEVGQHQMWAAQYLGFEDPNRWMTSGGLGTMGYGFPASIGVQMGHPEALVINVAGEASWLMNMQELGTAMQFNLPVKQFILNNERLGMVRQWQELLHGERYSHSWSESLPDFVKLAEAFGAKGILCSDPDDLDDAIMEMINHDGPVLFDCLVEKHENCFPMIPSGKAHNEMLLGEAETQGVIDAKGSVLV from the coding sequence ATGACACGTCAAATGACCGGAGCGAAAATGGTCGTCCAAGCCCTGATTGATCAGGGTGTGGACACGGTATTCGGATATCCCGGTGGCGCGGTGCTACCGATCTACGACGAGATCTTTCAGCAGAACGCGATCAAGCACATCCTGGTGCGCCATGAACAGGGTGCCGTGCACGCCGCCGAAGGGTATGCGCGCGCCACGGGCAAGCCGGGCGTATGCCTTGTGACCTCCGGTCCCGGTGCGACGAATGCGGTGACGGGGCTGACGGATGCGCTGATGGATTCGATCCCGATCATCGTTCTGACGGGCCAGGTGCCCACGTTCATGATCGGGTCGGACGCCTTTCAGGAGGCCGACACCGTTGGCATCACCCGCCCCTGCACCAAGCACAACTGGCTGGTGAAGGAAACCGACCGGCTGCCCGGCGTCATGCACGAGGCGTTTCACGTCGCAACCGCGGGCCGTCCCGGCCCCGTGCTGGTCGACATTCCGAAGGACGTGCAGTTCGCCACCGGGACGTATCAGGCGCCCAAGCCGTCGACCTCGCATTACCAGCCGCAGGTCAAGGGCGACATGGAGGCGATCACCGAACTGGTCGCGGCCATCGAGACGGCCAAGCGCCCGATCTTCTATACTGGTGGCGGCGTGATCAACTCCGGGCCGGGCGCCAGCCAGCTTTTGCGCGAATTGGTGGATGCGACAGGCTTTCCCATCACCTCGACCCTGATGGGTCTGGGCAGCTACCCCGCGTCGGGCAAGCATTGGATGGGCATGCTGGGTATGCACGGGCTGTATGAAGCCAACATGGCGATGCATGACTGCGATCTGATGATCAATATCGGCGCGCGCTTTGATGACCGGATCACGGGGCGCATCGACGCGTTCAGCCCGAAGTCGAAGAAAGCGCATATCGACATCGACCCGTCCTCGATCAACAAGGTGATCAAGGCGGATATCCCCATCGTGGGTGATGTGGGTCACGTGCTGGAAGACATCCTGAAGGTCTGGAAGTCGCGCGGGCGCAAGACCAATCAGGCGGCGCTGGCGCAGTGGTGGTCGAAGATCGAGGAATGGAAGGCTGTCGATTGCCTGAAGTTCGAACAGACCGGCAAGACCATCAAGCCGCAACACGCGCTGGCAAGGCTTGAGGCGCTGACCAAGGATCACGACCGTTACATCTGTACCGAGGTGGGCCAGCACCAGATGTGGGCGGCGCAATATCTGGGATTTGAGGATCCGAACCGCTGGATGACATCCGGGGGCTTGGGCACGATGGGCTATGGCTTTCCCGCATCCATCGGGGTGCAAATGGGCCACCCGGAGGCGTTGGTGATCAACGTGGCGGGCGAGGCGTCGTGGCTGATGAACATGCAGGAGCTTGGCACGGCGATGCAGTTCAACCTGCCGGTCAAACAGTTCATCCTGAACAACGAACGGCTGGGTATGGTGCGCCAGTGGCAGGAATTGCTGCACGGCGAGCGCTATTCGCATTCCTGGTCTGAAAGCCTGCCCGATTTTGTGAAATTGGCCGAAGCGTTTGGGGCCAAGGGCATATTGTGTTCGGACCCCGATGATCTGGATGACGCGATCATGGAGATGATCAACCATGACGGTCCGGTTCTGTTCGACTGTCTGGTGGAAAAGCACGAGAACTGCTTCCCCATGATCCCGTCGGGCAAGGCCCATAACGAGATGCTGCTGGGCGAAGCCGAGACGCAGGGTGTGATTGATGCTAAGGGAAGTGTGTTGGTATGA
- a CDS encoding methyl-accepting chemotaxis protein: protein MPQTTRAVETDAERFAQRRLAIDLIATTRARAIRAALFGSYLFRVNPLGPEDAERRAQWRVILREQYDAMARSAALVQGSDPLHVIPDWVCTWIGQHGTQNPECVAAFVEMRDLTHDVVLAADGDDVRQMRDALAEHLRVGRGGFFENVTEFCDGLWANLDATRHQEVEHAAAAGRAITQTLGRLEQIGKHVRLVSLNASVEAARVGDAGRGLGVIAVEFKTLAEEIQVLATTARRDIAAMTGQRDATGMGERR from the coding sequence TTGCCTCAGACGACGCGCGCCGTTGAAACGGATGCGGAGCGTTTTGCCCAACGCAGGTTGGCGATTGATCTGATTGCCACGACACGCGCCCGTGCGATCCGCGCCGCGCTGTTCGGCAGCTACCTGTTTCGGGTCAATCCGCTGGGTCCGGAGGATGCGGAGAGGCGCGCGCAATGGCGCGTCATATTGCGCGAACAGTATGATGCGATGGCCCGCTCTGCGGCGCTGGTGCAGGGCAGCGACCCGCTGCATGTCATTCCGGACTGGGTGTGCACATGGATCGGCCAGCACGGGACCCAGAACCCGGAATGCGTAGCCGCGTTTGTCGAGATGCGCGACCTGACCCATGACGTGGTTCTGGCGGCAGACGGCGATGATGTTCGACAGATGCGCGACGCATTGGCGGAACATCTGCGTGTGGGCCGCGGTGGTTTCTTTGAAAATGTGACCGAGTTTTGCGACGGGCTGTGGGCCAATCTGGATGCCACCCGACATCAGGAGGTGGAACATGCCGCCGCCGCCGGTCGGGCCATCACCCAGACGCTGGGCCGCCTGGAGCAGATCGGCAAGCATGTGCGGCTGGTGTCGCTGAATGCGTCCGTGGAGGCGGCGCGCGTCGGGGATGCGGGCCGTGGGCTGGGCGTGATCGCCGTCGAGTTCAAGACGCTGGCAGAAGAGATTCAGGTGCTTGCCACCACCGCCCGCCGCGACATTGCCGCGATGACCGGTCAAAGGGACGCCACCGGGATGGGCGAGCGTCGCTGA
- a CDS encoding response regulator transcription factor, giving the protein MTNTIRVLIVDDHPMVAQGIQSVLEDQDGISVVGTLSNGRMVIDQLDRFDPDVILMDLNMPEMGGLTATELVLEKRPGTRILILSMHDSPEYISSALSHGAMGYVLKDVPTEEIAEAVETVMKGERYLCTGAEGAIAPKRSDTAGALTGREQTILLQLAQGLSNKEVANALDISVRTVETHRKNIKRKLGISSTAGLTRYALEHGVLQGTGNAL; this is encoded by the coding sequence ATGACCAATACGATCCGTGTTCTGATTGTCGATGATCATCCGATGGTGGCCCAGGGCATCCAGTCGGTGCTGGAAGATCAGGACGGCATTTCCGTTGTCGGCACGCTGAGCAATGGCCGCATGGTGATTGACCAGCTGGACCGGTTTGACCCGGACGTGATCCTGATGGATCTGAACATGCCGGAAATGGGCGGGCTGACCGCCACCGAACTGGTGCTGGAGAAGCGCCCCGGCACGCGGATTTTGATCCTGTCGATGCATGACAGTCCGGAATACATCTCGTCCGCGTTGAGCCATGGGGCGATGGGATATGTTTTGAAGGACGTCCCCACCGAGGAGATTGCGGAAGCCGTCGAGACGGTGATGAAGGGCGAGCGGTATCTGTGCACCGGCGCCGAGGGCGCGATTGCGCCCAAGCGGTCGGACACGGCGGGCGCGCTGACGGGGCGTGAGCAGACGATCCTGTTGCAACTGGCGCAGGGTCTGTCCAACAAGGAGGTGGCAAATGCGCTGGATATTTCCGTTCGGACGGTCGAGACGCATCGCAAGAACATCAAGCGCAAGCTGGGCATTTCATCGACCGCCGGTCTGACCCGCTATGCGCTGGAGCATGGGGTGTTGCAGGGCACGGGAAACGCGCTGTGA
- a CDS encoding cache domain-containing protein, which produces MRLSYAQKLSLVAAVPLILAVAAIALLVAGQSRALAEREIQALESQLIEAKKRELRNYVTQARNGFYFIYGSAAPNDQAAKDQVAQILSAMIYGDEGFFFVYDYDGTNLVNPRQTGMINRNHMDLTDSDGTPVVARLIEIARQGDGYLTHLWPKPSSGQEAEMITYVTSFPSWRWAVGTGVFIDDVLTSVAEARADVETRVQRTFYYISGITLAALLMVFGSGMALNIRERRLADAKLKKLTQRVFDAQEEERGRVARELHDGISQILVGVRYALDSARRRLDKGSGDPTTPLTQGIENLGTAISEVRRISRDLRPGALDDLGLGPALKALVEDFAARTGVETEFNTVVFRNRLDQDAKTALYRIAQEALTNIERHAAASHVSVDIRGHKRGATLRISDNGVGVDQTLSRRSSGIGLRNMQERVEQLDGALRILSGAGPAGGTVIEATVPLTHLLPPEATTTKKERVRA; this is translated from the coding sequence ATGCGCCTCAGCTATGCGCAAAAGCTGTCCCTTGTGGCGGCTGTGCCGCTGATCCTTGCGGTGGCGGCGATTGCCCTGCTTGTGGCCGGTCAGTCCCGGGCGCTGGCCGAACGGGAGATCCAGGCGTTGGAATCCCAGCTGATCGAGGCCAAGAAGCGCGAATTGCGCAATTACGTCACCCAGGCCCGCAACGGGTTCTACTTTATCTATGGCTCTGCCGCGCCCAACGATCAGGCCGCCAAGGACCAGGTGGCCCAGATCCTGTCGGCGATGATTTACGGGGATGAGGGGTTCTTTTTCGTCTATGATTATGACGGCACCAACCTTGTGAACCCGCGCCAGACCGGCATGATCAACCGCAACCACATGGACCTGACCGACAGCGACGGCACGCCCGTCGTGGCCCGGTTGATCGAGATTGCGCGTCAGGGCGACGGGTATCTGACCCATCTGTGGCCCAAGCCATCGAGCGGGCAAGAGGCCGAGATGATCACCTATGTCACGTCCTTCCCGTCCTGGCGGTGGGCCGTGGGGACGGGCGTGTTCATTGACGATGTCCTGACGTCGGTCGCCGAGGCGCGCGCGGATGTGGAGACGCGGGTGCAGCGCACCTTCTACTATATATCCGGCATTACCCTGGCCGCTCTGCTTATGGTGTTCGGGTCCGGCATGGCGCTGAACATCCGCGAGCGGCGGCTGGCGGATGCCAAGCTGAAGAAGCTGACCCAGCGCGTGTTCGACGCACAGGAAGAAGAGCGCGGGCGTGTGGCGCGCGAGTTGCATGACGGGATCAGCCAGATCCTTGTGGGCGTCCGCTATGCGCTCGACAGCGCGCGCCGCCGTCTGGACAAGGGCAGCGGCGACCCGACCACGCCGCTGACCCAAGGCATCGAGAACCTGGGCACCGCCATTTCCGAGGTGCGCCGGATCAGCCGCGACCTGCGCCCCGGCGCGCTGGATGATCTGGGCCTTGGCCCTGCGCTGAAGGCGCTGGTCGAGGATTTCGCGGCGCGCACCGGGGTGGAGACCGAGTTTAACACGGTCGTCTTCCGCAACCGTCTGGATCAGGACGCCAAGACTGCGCTGTACCGTATCGCGCAGGAGGCGCTGACCAATATCGAGCGCCACGCGGCAGCGAGCCACGTGTCCGTCGACATTCGCGGCCACAAGCGCGGTGCGACCTTGCGCATTTCGGACAATGGTGTGGGCGTGGACCAGACGCTGAGCCGCCGATCCTCTGGCATCGGGTTGCGCAACATGCAGGAGCGTGTCGAACAGCTGGACGGTGCCTTGCGCATTCTGTCGGGTGCCGGCCCTGCTGGCGGCACCGTGATCGAGGCGACTGTCCCCCTGACCCACCTGTTGCCGCCCGAAGCCACGACGACCAAGAAGGAGCGCGTGCGCGCATGA